The DNA segment taatttattaaaatataaccacaaaaaagaaataatcaTGTCAAatgatgaaaatcacaaaaggacAAAGTGAGACATCAAAAAAGAACAGCATATTTATTTCAGcccttattatttttttccactagtATTATTCTATTGTATGTTTCAGACTGTAGATAAGGTGCCAAAGGAGAAGTAAAACTGTTCTTGATGCATATCCACCACCTTATTAATacactttaactcataaagacccagcgctacttttatatcagttcctaaatgaaattttctctatatccaacctttcttaagtgatttaccatcatttatgtataatattatcctctgtattttgtattttatcagtctaaatcaggtattttcctgtatttaatttactgatcatgaagatgttcataaaaactctaaagttgaggtttattatagcaaaagcagagaaaactgaggaaaaagtgactttttcagtcaaatatatcattaattgaacctaaaccaagtgtgtccatccactttgattgatccaactccatgggttttgctggtgaattaatgttatagaagatgatggtgtttccacgttcactacggagcctctgaacgtccaaatgggtcatatctgatgatcatgaaaagatgacaaactgcatttacaccagttatttacccatttataaccctaaccctaaatgaatttttctctatttctacctttcttaactgatttatcacccattcttttttttaatattatcctctgtattttgcttttttttggtgtaaatcatgtattttcctatatctaattcacagatcatgtagatgtttatgaaaactcagagtaaattcaaagttaagtatatcaaaactgagaaaagttgagaaaaatatttactttttcagcaaagatattgttaactgaatgtaaaaacaagtgtctccatccactgtcattgatccaactccatgggttttactggtgaatcaatgttgtagaagatgattgtgtttccatgttcattacagagcctctgaatgtccaaatgggtcatatctgatgaccatgaaaaaatgacaaactgcattttacaccaattatttacatgtattgataggattaatgtatcatcaggtgttaaacagtttagatcagtagatggttttggttggtgatggatgtttgggtctttaaaggttaatttgtcacctgtctgtatgtatgtaggtatgtgtaTTTTCACTATTGTTCTCTGTTTTCCTGCAGCTCCTCTGTGACTTCAGGCAGGCAGCATGTAAATGGAGTGGATATGTACTATGAGCAGACCGGCAGAGGTAAACATGCTGTGCtcttgcttcctggtgctttggGTAAGTAACAGAAAAAGGTCACACAACATGTTACACAGTCCATCTGTCACATGGTTTCCTCCAAGATCCTGAACAGGCTTTTGGTTTTAATGCAGGAAGCACTCGGACTGACTTTGGACCACAGCTGAAGTCTCTGAATAAAGAATGCTTCACTGTGATTGGATGGGACCCTCGAGGTTATGGACAGTCCCGTCCACCTGAGAGAGACTTCCCTCTGGACTTCTTTGAAAGAGACGCAAAGGACGCAGTGGATCTAATGACGGTGTGTGTGCGTCAGTGAAGgggcagtaatagtagtaatccTACATGAGAGTTACTCAGTAAGTTTTACAGAGTGATGCTCAGGTAAATATTGAGATATTGATAAGAGAAACTCTATGAACTgcacaaaatagaatagaatagaatagaatagaatagaatagaatagaatagaatagaatagactttatcggcattgtgtgttcaatgaaattaggagACACACTGAACACCCTGAaattataattattttaaaaacagtTATAGGTGATTCAGTACCACCAATAACATGAGCTGATAACCTGTGTCAGCTGATAACTGAAGAGCAAATTCTCAAAATACCTGTCGTATAAATAATacattagatcagtggttctcaaactttttacagtggagtacctctTGAAATATACTTCTTTAGCCAAggacccccaactctcgcttcagcatttttgactgaaaaaaattaggcaaaatttgtttccttgccaaaggtgtctgtttgtattttcaaaactatataaacaaacaacacacatttaactgtaatatttaaaaaatagcaAATTTCATAAGTAAATTTTCAgcgcaaaatataaactgaatagTGCcgtctttcattgataagaaacataaataaattggtcattaattaataaatgaacctttcatcaacaaaaaataattacttaattactcaaataaactcattttgaataatataaaatagaaatgttctaaaatgttaccaaagcttaaacaagatgattgacaataaaactattatatgattgtatttattgtgttttagtaTTCACCATTAATTCTCATTggttattttgtattcggtatatgatgacttatttaatgtatttttccccaaaaatttcaagtaccccctgagcttcttccaagtacccttaGGGGCacgtgtaccccactttgggaaccccggCATTAGATGATGGAAGTTAATGGATGCTGACTCAGTATCATATTGATGATCTCATAAACCAGTCAACCCCTCAGGGATTTCTTTAAAACTATAGTCTTATGCCTATCAAGAGTATACTCTTCATGCTGCAGTATTTTTGAGACTTTTTGACAGGATAGAAGATACATTAATACCAATCAtggatttatttttaaatcagtgAACTCTATGTGAAGACTTAAGGatgagtttttattgtttttatttcatttgcagGCTTTAGGCTTTAGTAAATTCTCTATGCTTGGGTGGAGCGATGGAGGAATCACTGCTCTGATTGCAGCCGCCAGGAACCCCAGTTTAATCAACAAAATGGTGGTTTGGGGATCCAATGCATTTGTCTCTCAGCAGGATCTCGATATTTGCAATGGTATGACCACTTTGACTGCTTTTTTCTTTGTCATGGATAACTGTGAAATTCACCCTAAACATTCtcatatctgtgtttgtgtgttcgttGGTTTTACCCAGCGGTCCGTGATGTCACCAAGTGGAGTGCGAGGATGAGGCAGCCAATGGAGGAGGTGTATGGGGCAGAACTTTTTGCCAAAACCTGGGAGGCCTGGGTGGACGGGTATGCACAGTTGGCAAAGAAGCCAGAAGGTGATGAGTTCATGTTGCTGCAGAGACAAAacaaaggttagggttagtgatgttCAACTAATAATGACTTTAAATCTCCTCTGGTTATAGGGAGTATCTGTATTGAGCTTCTGCCTTTAATCAACTGTCCAACGCTCATCATCCATGGAGAGAAAGACCCCATGGTCGCCAACTTCCACCCACATTTTCTCCACAAACACGTCAAAGGATCACGGTAAGACTTCACACATCACACTAACAATAGCAGAAATAACATCATACATTTTAACACCAGAGACATGTGATAATATGAGCTTTTCTGTCCCAAACCTAGCTTACATCTGATGCCAGAGGGAAAACACAATCTTCACCTGAGATTTGCTGCTGAATTCAACAAACTGGTGGAGGAATTTCTTGAAAATTGACACACTAGcacaaaaatcactaaatattgcATCACTACTACTCTGTTAATATTTACTTTGACTTCACTTATTATTCCTTTCTTCCAAGTCTCTGACAGCAGAGCATGTGAATAATTTACTTTTCTGTTCAAatgtgaatcttttttttttccttttatataGCTATCATcgtcattttttaaaagaatccaCCAAATGAGGGGAAAATACTATTTTTATTCATATCCCACGTTCACAGTTAGTTACAggtaatttttctttattaaattGCTAAGTTTTCAATTCATTCAGGCAATTTTCtattaatctttttttaaattcaatttattttgtcttttcttttttgttttaattagttttccatattttcttacttttttatgAAATCCTTTGCAGATGatcatattcagattttttttttattttttttttataaaattgtGTATTTTGATCAGTCCGGTTTTCTGAATGcgattttatgaatatctacaccTTTTTTCATCTATTCTAAAGTGTATGTTTGGATTACTTGGACTTTTGGATGGTGAAAACAAATACTTAAAATATGTAGGAATGAACTGTTATCCTTACGTTATCTTTAATCAAAGAAGTTAGACGATAATTGTTAGTTTGTTTGCAACTAATataagaaaactagaagcactcggagagcgcagacctccgccaaggctgatcagtgcccccccccccc comes from the Sphaeramia orbicularis chromosome 4, fSphaOr1.1, whole genome shotgun sequence genome and includes:
- the bphl gene encoding valacyclovir hydrolase; the encoded protein is MALFLVRTRLFACRTMTASTQTYCSSVTSGRQHVNGVDMYYEQTGRGKHAVLLLPGALGSTRTDFGPQLKSLNKECFTVIGWDPRGYGQSRPPERDFPLDFFERDAKDAVDLMTALGFSKFSMLGWSDGGITALIAAARNPSLINKMVVWGSNAFVSQQDLDICNAVRDVTKWSARMRQPMEEVYGAELFAKTWEAWVDGYAQLAKKPEGSICIELLPLINCPTLIIHGEKDPMVANFHPHFLHKHVKGSRLHLMPEGKHNLHLRFAAEFNKLVEEFLEN